Proteins from a genomic interval of Flavobacteriales bacterium TMED191:
- a CDS encoding FkbM family methyltransferase, with product MKKINLNDNTTIYCLKQNEATVLDEHISGYLKYGIELNEGDVIIDVGANIGILGIRLSKIYNDITIHAFEPIPEIYKVLKKNSEISLNPKFKTYMMGISNIEKLIKFTYFPNSPALSTSKPDTWTQNKKDFIAAVKGSIVNASKKIWWAKLIPNFIIPLIAQYLKSNSYTIKSPVIILSNFIKEHKIKKINLLKIDCEGEEINVLKGISSVNWKIINNVVMEVNDINNNLEIAKSILVENKLNITHIEKEKGFEKTKLTNIYASKKTIN from the coding sequence ATGAAAAAAATTAATTTAAACGATAACACAACTATATACTGCTTAAAACAAAATGAGGCCACTGTATTAGATGAGCATATTTCAGGATACCTAAAGTATGGCATTGAATTAAATGAGGGAGACGTAATTATTGACGTTGGAGCTAATATAGGCATATTAGGTATAAGACTTTCGAAAATCTATAATGATATTACCATACACGCTTTTGAACCTATTCCAGAAATATATAAAGTTCTTAAAAAGAATTCTGAAATAAGTTTAAATCCAAAGTTTAAAACATATATGATGGGTATTTCGAACATTGAAAAACTTATAAAATTTACCTATTTCCCTAATAGCCCCGCGCTATCAACATCGAAGCCAGATACATGGACACAGAATAAAAAAGATTTTATTGCTGCAGTGAAAGGAAGTATAGTAAATGCTTCCAAAAAAATTTGGTGGGCAAAACTTATCCCCAACTTTATCATTCCATTAATTGCTCAGTACTTAAAATCTAATAGTTATACTATAAAAAGTCCTGTTATAATACTAAGTAATTTCATAAAAGAACATAAAATAAAAAAAATTAACTTATTAAAAATTGACTGTGAAGGTGAAGAGATTAATGTGCTAAAAGGAATCAGTAGTGTAAATTGGAAAATAATTAACAATGTAGTAATGGAGGTCAATGATATCAATAACAACTTAGAAATAGCCAAAAGTATTCTTGTAGAGAATAAATTAAATATTACTCACATAGAAAAAGAAAAAGGATTTGAAAAAACTAAACTTACTAATATATATGCTAGTAAAAAAACTATAAATTAA